DNA from Streptomyces asoensis:
ATCGTATGCGGCCGTACGCACCTGCTCGGCAAGGCCCTGCGCTGGCGGCATTCTCAACTGGCCGGCCAGGGCAACGAACACTCGCAGCGCTGCCATCTGCGACGGCGCCAGCTCTACCAACCGCTGTCCCGACTCAAGCTCTGGCTTGCACGCTGCCGGGCTCGGTCTGACACCGGCATACGCGAGAAGATCGTGTCCGGTAGCCGACAAACACACCGCCCAGCGCACCGGACGCCCTTCCCATGCCGACAATTCCGCGCGGGTCTCCCGGTCAGCCGTCTCGACCAGGCCCTCCCTCGCCAGGGAACGCGCACTCCGCTGCAACGACGGTGCCGCCACATCCAGCACCCACCCGTGCTCAGCCTTCTCCTCATGCGCCCACACGCTCCTGAGGATCTCGAGCGTCCTGTCTCCGTGCACCGCCAGCCACCCCATAGCGTCATCGCGACCCGCCCGGGCCGGCCTTCCGTTCCCATATGAGGGTGGCCCACCACCTGAGGGACGCAAGACGTTCACTGCCGCTCTCATGCGATCGTGTGACTTGCGCTCCGTGCGGGCCAGCGAACCCAAATGCGGGCACCCGCACACAATGCTCCGCCGACAACGGCGCCGGCTCGTCGAGCATGCCCTCCAGAAGACCGAAGCTGCGCCCACATTGCCCCAACGGGCCCGTGCAGGCCATTCTCAGCCACACGACAGGGAACTGTGCGACCCTCTTCCGTACTATCGCTACAACAAAGATGTGCGCCAGTAACTGCCTCCACCTCCGCGACAGCAGGCAGAAAAGCAAGAACCTTCGACTTAGCGCACGCCACGGACTTGTTGCACCCGCGGCTGCGCCACCCGGGAAGAGTGTGAGCATCATGTCCGAAACCACTGCCCAGACAACCGAGTTGACTTCCCACTACAGCGCTCAAGTAGCCGGCGACCTGGAACGCAACGTCAAGGAACAGGACCGCCTCAGCGCAGAGATCGAGGCGCTGCAGGCTCAGCTCGCCGCCCTGCGGCACGACCAGAGTGTGCTGGTGAACCTGCAGCAGGCCCTCGGCGTGACGGCACCCAGTGCATCTGCAGCCAAGCCGGTCAAGGCGGTGCCCGCCCCTCGCAAGAAGGCTGCCGCAGCCTCCGCGACAGCCAAGCAGGCAAAGTCCGACAAGCCTGCTCCCGCGAAGAAGCGCACCGGCAAGAAGACCGCCACCGCGGCGCCCGCCCCGCAGCGTGCCCTGCCCAAGCTGGTGGACCTTGTGCGGGAACACCTCTCCAGCCAGGACGGCCCTCGCTCGGCCGCCGAAGTCTCCACCCTGCTGAGCCAGCAGCATCCCGAACGCGCTGTGAAGGTCACCGTAGTACGCAACGCGCTGGAAGGGCTCGTGGCCAAGAACCAGGCCCAGCGCACCAAGCAGGGAACATCCGTCTTCTACACCGCCGCCGAGACCTCCGCGCCCACAGCAGGCGAGCAGACACCGCAGAGCAACGCGTAAGGCCTGAAGCGCTCGGCTGACTGTTCCACGTGAGCGCCACGGGGGCAGCTCACACATCCTGCCCGCGGCTGCGGGGACCGCGAGCAGGGTTGCGCGTGACAGGCTTTGAGCAGCGGGAACGCGAGCCTCAGTCAGCTACGGCCGCCGTTCGTGCAGAGGACTCACTGCCCAAAGCCGATATCGCGAGTTGCAGACTATGTACGTTCGCGAGCCGGCACAGCGTTTACTCGAGCGGTTGTCTGTCGTCCGGGACGCAGGCCGAGAGAGGTTGTCGTGAAACTGCGTGCCCACCAGGTCGAGGCCGTCGATGCCATCGTGCGGGGCTTGGACTCTCCTGCAGGCGGGGTTCCGGTGAACGGCCTGCGGGGGCAGGTTCATGCTGCGTGCGGGACCGGAAAGACCCTCATGGCTGCTGCTGCAGCGCGACGGATCGTGCCCCGTGGGCGGGTACTGGTTCTGGTGCCGACCCTGGATCTCCTGGTGCAGACGGTGAAGGCATGGCACGAAGCCGGGCACAAAGGAGCGGCTGTTGCCGTGTGCTCGCTCCAGGACGAACCGGAACTGTGGAACCTCGGAGTGCGGTGCACCACGAATCCAGTGCAGCTGGCACTGTGGCATGGCCACGGCCCAGTGACCATCTACGCCACGTACGCGTCACTGGGGGTGCTGGCCGAGGCGTTCGAAGGCGTATACGGACAGCAGTTGGCGCCCGTCGACCTGGCAGTAGTCGATGAGGCACACCGCACGTCCGGCTCGATGGGTAAAGCGTGGGCGGACATCCATGACCAGAGCGTCATCCCAGCCTGGCGGCGGCTCTACATGACGGCGACGCCGCGGATCTGGGAGGAGCAGCTGAGCCGGGAGGTAGCCGAGGGGGTGCGGGATCGACTGCCGCGGGAAATGGCAGCCTCTATGGATGACGAAGCGGTGTTCGGGCCCGTCCTGTACAAGCTCAGTTTGGCGTCTGCCATCTCGCGTGGGCTGCTGGCGCGCTATCAGATCCTTGTGCTGGAACTGCAGGACCCGATCGTCACCCCTGCACTGTTGATGGGTGAAAAGCGGCGCAGTGAAGAGGTGCGCGGCCAGCGGATTGGGTCCTTGCAGGCGGCTCTTCTGCACGCGATGGCGCGGCACAACCTGTCTACGTGCATCACCTTCCACCACCGGACGATGGAGGCACAGGCCTACGCGGAGGGACTCGAACATGTGGCAGCGAAGCTGCATGCCGAACGGCCGACGGAGTACCCGTCGCGCCTTTGGGCGGGCTGGCTGTGCGGTGAGCACCCCCCTGAGCGCCGGCGCCAAGTAATGGCCGGCTTCGGGTCCACGGCACAGCGGGCTGTGCTGTCTAACTGCCGTGTCCTCGGGGAAGGGGTGGACATCCGGGCCGTAGACTCCGTCGCGCTGCTGGACCCAAAAGGGGCCCCGCATGACATCGTCCAGGCCATCGGACGCGCGCTCCGCCAAAAGCCGGGGCAGGGAAAACTCGCCTCACTGATCGTGCCCGTTTTTCTCCAGCCGGGAGAGACGCCGGAGGACATGTTCACCTCCGGGTCGTACCGCCCCTTGGTGAGGGTGTTGGAAGGTCTGCGCGCTCACGACGAAGAGGCTGTCGAGTTGCTCGCGATTCCCCAGGAGCCGCAGAAGGATGCGGCGGAGCCCTCTGTCTCTATCGGGCCGCCGCCTCAGGATGGCGAGGAGGAATCCCGCCTCCTGCTTCGGTTCGCGGCGCCACGGGACCCGGTGATGGTTGCGGACTGGGTGTCGTTCAACGTGATCGATACCGAGAAGCAGGACTGGGCGCGCGGCTGGGCGAAGCTGAGGACGTTCGCCGAGCGCCAGTGCCACGCGCGGGTCCCGTACGGGCACAAGGAGGGCGCCTACCCGCTCGGACAGTGGGTCGCAGAGCAGCGACGGGCCTACGGAGCCGGGCAGATGAGCGGTCAGCGGGCCCGCCGGCTCGAGCAGCTGGGGATGGTGTGGTCGCCGGCGGATGAGCGGTTCCAGGAGAACCTCGAGGCCGCCAGGGCGTACTACGAGCAGCACTGGACGCTGTGCGCGCCTAGGCCGGCCACAGTGCTGGACCGGCCGGTGGGGCAATGGCTCAGCAATTTGCGGCGCCCCGGTGCGCTGGATGGCCACCCCGATTGGAAGGCCGCGCTCGAGGCCGTGGACGAGGACTGGAACCCGGCATGGCCGGCGGAGTGGCAGCGGCACTACGCCGCACTGCGGGAGCTGGTGCGCGATGAGGAGGGCCGGGCGGAGGTGCTGCCCGGGTTCACGGTCCACGGCATGGACATCGGGAAGTGGCTGGCCCGGCAACGTAAGCCCGAGGTCTGGCAGGCCCTTCACAACGGGCAGCGCGAGCGCCTGGAGCGGCTCGGCATCACGCCGCTCGTCGAGGAGCCGGAGACGCCCGTGAAGCCGTCCACGGCGCTCGTGAGTGCCTTCGAGCGGGGCGTTGCAGCCCTGGCGCAGTACAAGACCCGGGAAGGGCACCTGACAGTGCCCAGGGCTCACGTAGAGCGGCTGGAGGACGGCACGGAGGTCAAGCTCGGAGTGTGGATCATGAACCAGAAGGGCCGCCGCGCGAAGCTGACGGCCGATAAGCTTCACCAGCTCGCCGACCTCGGACTGGAGTGGGCGTAGTCGTGTGAGATTCAGCGGGTGGTGTTTTCGGCGCGCATCATGCGGCGCAGTCCGGTGCGGGCGGCGGCGAGGTCTTCCTCTAGTGAGGCGGTGTGGCCACGGAGGACGGCGTTTTCTTCGGTGGCGTGCTGGAGCTGGTCGGCAAGCTGATGGTTGTGGTGGGTCAGTTCCTCAATGCGGGTGGTCAGGTCGGGGGCGTGGAGGGTGTCGAGCTGCTTTCCTTCGTGACGCGTTGCAATCTTGATGGTGCGCCCTTTCAACGTGTGAGCAACGCGGTCACACTTCCGGCACCCAGTCAAGAAACCCAGAAGCAGTGAACTCGCCGAGCGTGGAAAGGCGTTCAATGCCCTGACCCGAGGCGTCCACGCCGTCACCGAACACGCCGACGCTCTGCTGAAGGTCACCTTCAGGCCCTACGCCGGGTCAGCCTCGGCGTTCTAGCGCTCACACGCCGGCAGGACCCTCGGCTCCACGCGCCAGGAAGCGGACAGGTCCAGCACGATGCCGTGATCATGTTCTCCTGACCGCCGGCCATGCATCGCCGGCGCCGGCCTCGGCGAGGATGCTGCGGGTGTCCGGGCTGTAGCGCGCGGCGGCGGTCTCGGCGTGGCGCAGGTAGCCGGAGTACACGCCCGTGTAGCCGAGGCTGAACGTCTCGCGGTCCGTCCGTACCTCGCGACCCGGCGGCACCTTTCGCGGCCGTCGGCCCAGCAGGTGGACAGATACCGACGCCGGTCGATCAGCGTCCGCGCCGCCTGAACGAGACCGAACGGCGGGCGGTGTTCGCCTGCGTGAGGGCCAAGCCCTTCGGAAACCTTGTCGATACGTCCTGACAAAGCTATTGACATCACCCCGGTACCATTTCATAGTACCTGCACTAGCGCGCGCTAGTAACGCGCTCTAGACGGTCAGCAAGGCGGCATCACCCACAGCTGCCCCAGACAAACCTTCTCTTCTGCCGCACAGGTCACCCCGAAACCGACCGCCAGACCAGCAAGGCAGCGACCCAGATTCCCACCATGCGCACAGTGAGGTGCAAGGGACATGCACAGATACCACCGAGCCGCCGCTCTCACCGCCGCCGTACTGGCCGGCACCCTGTTCGCCGCAGGCTGTTCCAGCAGCTC
Protein-coding regions in this window:
- a CDS encoding DEAD/DEAH box helicase gives rise to the protein MKLRAHQVEAVDAIVRGLDSPAGGVPVNGLRGQVHAACGTGKTLMAAAAARRIVPRGRVLVLVPTLDLLVQTVKAWHEAGHKGAAVAVCSLQDEPELWNLGVRCTTNPVQLALWHGHGPVTIYATYASLGVLAEAFEGVYGQQLAPVDLAVVDEAHRTSGSMGKAWADIHDQSVIPAWRRLYMTATPRIWEEQLSREVAEGVRDRLPREMAASMDDEAVFGPVLYKLSLASAISRGLLARYQILVLELQDPIVTPALLMGEKRRSEEVRGQRIGSLQAALLHAMARHNLSTCITFHHRTMEAQAYAEGLEHVAAKLHAERPTEYPSRLWAGWLCGEHPPERRRQVMAGFGSTAQRAVLSNCRVLGEGVDIRAVDSVALLDPKGAPHDIVQAIGRALRQKPGQGKLASLIVPVFLQPGETPEDMFTSGSYRPLVRVLEGLRAHDEEAVELLAIPQEPQKDAAEPSVSIGPPPQDGEEESRLLLRFAAPRDPVMVADWVSFNVIDTEKQDWARGWAKLRTFAERQCHARVPYGHKEGAYPLGQWVAEQRRAYGAGQMSGQRARRLEQLGMVWSPADERFQENLEAARAYYEQHWTLCAPRPATVLDRPVGQWLSNLRRPGALDGHPDWKAALEAVDEDWNPAWPAEWQRHYAALRELVRDEEGRAEVLPGFTVHGMDIGKWLARQRKPEVWQALHNGQRERLERLGITPLVEEPETPVKPSTALVSAFERGVAALAQYKTREGHLTVPRAHVERLEDGTEVKLGVWIMNQKGRRAKLTADKLHQLADLGLEWA
- a CDS encoding DUF6417 family protein, whose protein sequence is MRAAVNVLRPSGGGPPSYGNGRPARAGRDDAMGWLAVHGDRTLEILRSVWAHEEKAEHGWVLDVAAPSLQRSARSLAREGLVETADRETRAELSAWEGRPVRWAVCLSATGHDLLAYAGVRPSPAACKPELESGQRLVELAPSQMAALRVFVALAGQLRMPPAQGLAEQVRTAAYDRGGRRWQLHLTQNQMMSVAYGFWLHRLSGSAAEANRFHRDYDVLYRPSMEPATTYTHPSHAEAPSLRNPPSARLRREPLDG